A window of Pseudomonas guangdongensis contains these coding sequences:
- a CDS encoding DUF4011 domain-containing protein, producing the protein MSEQALVPGQARDEQGGTAHREQAATDLGTPAQLEWAGYLQAPEQLASCCLPAQPVVDKLLRLAGELLKRNGHDATLHGYEAADASRLGLQAVAVWNVLLGLRLDALAAPAPLAAAQRLRSPEQIVQTRSAGALDCALLCCALLERMGLHPLLVLEDEHAYAGLWMQAERFPQVCGDDVLLLRKRVQLKDILLFDSALLSRGVAFKDAMRAAQQRLTVDERFVMVLDLATARAHQLRPFGTPLPQADSLEVLDAPDMRAPAVGDDELAPATPLGRLEQWQRRLLDLSLRNPLLSLRDSRTAIPILAPDPAQLEDALAAGQAFALEALPPRGEDAAAVLAREQGARSALEKGRLFAPLEADKLEAALVELYRKAKADLEEGGANTLFLAIGFLRWQRPGLKERSYRAPLILLPVTMSRKSINSGIRLSLGEDEPRFNTTLLEMLRQDFALDIQGFDSLLPSDGQGIDIAAILTRMRREVLDVDGFEIVDDVLLTTFSFAKYLMWKDLAERLEQLKENPVVRHLIDSPREPFVQPGEFVAPRELDRRVSPEQLFTPLSADSSQLAAVVAAAEGRNFVMIGPPGTGKSQTIANMIAHNLALGRRVLFVAEKAAALEVVYRRLREHGLGEFCLELHSNKARKVEVFQQLADAWKARGTLRDVEWARETSRLRQLRDELNALVEALHRPRRNGLTVRGALALAVAHAGVPLVELRWSDPDSHTAADREHLLAVAERLGLNAAELGGAGEHPLAFVAVDDWSMAWQQAALAQAALLAARATALGDCLAALGRHLGLLRPLQGRGQLAALGQLLRLLPQAAGKDLDFAFQADVLERLDALNKAVPLLQRFAELQAGLSQAWPRERLLALDLTALEQRWREAQDSWWPLKLVRQRQLQAWLLEQAGVGLSDGVGAALPTLGTLQQLHRELQALAPRLAGLPHWHGLDSDPEALHELAQLAWQLRSLPAALAGDGEQLAALRQGLRRLVLEGNGLLDAQAAVGRLCGDALQLGADLEEALEAFAALIGREPGELYEPGEAGLARLATLAGQLERHAGRLHGWCAWRRVRSEALGLGLQPLIAALEQGRLEGADLMRVLEVNYARGWLAAQIDAEPALRQFVAVEHERKIAGFRALDDRVRAITAEYIRTRIRQQLNGREDSKYSSEFGLLRRELEKKNRHKPLRQLLAEAPHAIATLTPCLLMSPLSIAQYLPADQEPFDLVIFDEASQITVWDAIGAIARGRQVVVVGDPKQLPPTSFFTTAQGGEEEGDDEDLESILDELLGANLPTLDLAWHYRSRHESLITFSNHRYYKGGLITFPSPTTEDRAVNLVRVDGLYARGSSQTNRAEADAVVVEIEQRLAGVEPGALSLGVVTFNQKQQTLILDLLDAARRANPALDRHFDEALIEPVFVKNLESVQGDERDLILFSTTFGPDRQGQLSMNFGPLNQRGGERRLNVAITRARRELKVFSSLRPEQIDLSRTAALGVRDLKHFLEFAEHGARALDAAVFGSVGEFDSPFEEAVARALGERGWVLHPQVGVSRFRIDLGVVDPDAPGRYLAGIECDGATYHRSATARDRDKVRESVLRGLGWEILRLWSTDYWLDPQGCLDKLDQQLRRLLEQQRASRAQRLQAADA; encoded by the coding sequence ATGTCCGAGCAAGCGTTGGTACCCGGTCAGGCCCGTGACGAGCAGGGCGGCACTGCCCACCGGGAACAGGCGGCCACGGACCTCGGCACGCCGGCGCAGCTGGAGTGGGCCGGCTACCTACAGGCTCCCGAGCAGCTGGCCAGCTGCTGCCTGCCGGCGCAGCCGGTGGTGGACAAGCTGCTGCGCCTGGCCGGCGAGCTGCTCAAGCGCAACGGCCACGACGCCACCCTGCACGGCTACGAGGCCGCCGACGCCAGCCGGCTCGGCCTGCAGGCGGTGGCGGTCTGGAACGTGCTGCTGGGCCTGCGCCTGGACGCCCTGGCCGCGCCGGCGCCCCTGGCCGCGGCGCAGCGCCTGCGCAGCCCCGAGCAGATCGTGCAGACCCGCAGCGCCGGGGCCCTGGACTGCGCCCTGCTGTGCTGCGCGCTGCTCGAACGCATGGGCCTGCACCCGCTGCTGGTGCTGGAAGACGAGCATGCCTACGCCGGCCTGTGGATGCAGGCCGAGCGCTTCCCGCAGGTCTGTGGCGACGACGTGCTGCTGCTGCGCAAGCGCGTGCAGCTCAAGGACATCCTGCTGTTCGACAGCGCCCTGCTGAGCCGCGGGGTGGCCTTCAAGGACGCCATGCGCGCCGCCCAGCAGCGCCTGACGGTGGACGAGCGCTTCGTTATGGTCCTCGACCTGGCCACCGCCCGCGCCCACCAGTTGCGCCCGTTCGGCACGCCGCTGCCGCAGGCCGACAGCCTGGAGGTGCTCGACGCGCCGGACATGCGCGCGCCCGCGGTCGGCGACGACGAGCTGGCGCCGGCCACCCCGCTCGGTCGTCTGGAGCAGTGGCAGCGCCGTCTGCTCGACCTGTCGCTGCGCAACCCGCTGCTCAGCCTGCGCGACAGCCGCACCGCGATCCCGATCCTCGCCCCCGATCCCGCGCAGCTCGAAGATGCCCTGGCCGCCGGACAGGCGTTCGCCCTCGAAGCGCTGCCGCCGCGCGGCGAGGACGCCGCCGCCGTCCTGGCCCGCGAGCAGGGCGCGCGCAGCGCGCTGGAGAAGGGCCGCCTGTTCGCCCCGCTGGAGGCCGACAAGCTGGAGGCCGCGCTGGTCGAGCTGTACCGCAAGGCCAAGGCCGACCTGGAGGAGGGCGGCGCCAACACCCTGTTCCTCGCCATCGGCTTCCTGCGCTGGCAGCGTCCGGGGCTGAAGGAGCGCAGCTACCGGGCGCCGCTGATCCTGCTGCCGGTGACCATGAGCCGCAAGTCGATCAACTCCGGCATCCGCCTGAGCCTGGGCGAGGACGAGCCGCGCTTCAACACCACCCTGCTGGAGATGCTGCGCCAGGACTTCGCCCTCGACATCCAGGGCTTCGACAGCCTGCTGCCCAGCGATGGCCAGGGCATCGACATCGCCGCGATCCTCACCCGCATGCGCCGCGAGGTGCTCGACGTGGACGGCTTCGAGATTGTCGACGACGTCCTGCTGACCACCTTCTCCTTCGCCAAGTACCTGATGTGGAAGGACCTGGCCGAGCGCCTGGAGCAGCTCAAGGAAAACCCGGTGGTGCGCCACCTGATCGACAGCCCGCGCGAGCCGTTCGTCCAGCCCGGCGAGTTCGTCGCCCCCCGCGAGCTGGACCGGCGGGTCAGCCCGGAGCAGCTGTTCACCCCGCTGTCAGCCGACTCCTCGCAGCTGGCCGCGGTGGTCGCCGCCGCCGAGGGGCGCAATTTCGTGATGATCGGCCCGCCGGGCACCGGCAAGTCGCAGACCATCGCCAACATGATCGCCCACAACCTGGCCCTCGGCCGCCGGGTGCTGTTCGTCGCCGAGAAGGCCGCCGCGCTGGAGGTGGTCTATCGCCGCCTGCGCGAGCATGGCCTCGGCGAATTCTGCCTGGAGCTGCATTCCAACAAGGCGCGCAAGGTCGAGGTGTTCCAGCAGCTGGCCGACGCCTGGAAGGCGCGTGGCACCCTGCGCGACGTCGAGTGGGCGCGCGAGACTTCGCGCCTGCGCCAGTTGCGCGACGAGCTCAACGCGCTGGTCGAGGCCCTGCACCGGCCCCGGCGCAACGGCCTGACCGTGCGCGGCGCTCTGGCGCTGGCGGTGGCCCATGCCGGAGTGCCGCTCGTCGAGCTGCGCTGGAGCGATCCCGATAGCCACACCGCCGCCGATCGCGAGCACCTGCTGGCGGTGGCCGAACGCCTCGGCCTCAACGCCGCCGAACTGGGCGGCGCCGGCGAGCATCCGCTGGCCTTCGTCGCCGTCGACGACTGGAGCATGGCCTGGCAGCAGGCCGCGCTGGCCCAGGCGGCGCTGCTCGCCGCGCGCGCCACGGCGCTGGGCGACTGTCTGGCCGCGCTCGGCCGGCACCTCGGCCTGCTGCGCCCGCTGCAGGGACGCGGCCAGCTGGCGGCCCTCGGCCAGTTGCTGCGCCTGCTGCCGCAGGCCGCCGGCAAGGACCTGGACTTCGCCTTCCAGGCCGACGTGCTGGAGCGCCTCGATGCCCTGAACAAGGCGGTGCCGCTGCTGCAGCGCTTCGCCGAGCTGCAGGCCGGGCTGTCCCAGGCCTGGCCGCGCGAGCGCCTGCTGGCGCTGGACCTGACGGCCCTGGAGCAGCGCTGGCGCGAGGCGCAGGACAGCTGGTGGCCGCTCAAGCTGGTGCGTCAGCGCCAGTTGCAGGCCTGGCTGCTGGAGCAGGCCGGGGTCGGCCTGAGCGACGGGGTCGGCGCCGCCCTGCCGACGCTGGGCACCCTGCAGCAGCTGCACCGCGAACTGCAGGCGCTGGCGCCGCGGCTGGCCGGCCTGCCGCATTGGCATGGCCTGGACTCCGACCCCGAGGCGCTGCACGAACTGGCCCAGCTGGCCTGGCAGCTGCGCTCGCTGCCCGCCGCGCTGGCCGGCGACGGCGAACAGCTCGCCGCCCTGCGCCAGGGCCTGCGCCGTCTGGTGCTGGAGGGCAACGGGCTGCTCGACGCGCAGGCCGCGGTCGGCCGCCTGTGCGGCGACGCCCTGCAGCTCGGCGCCGATCTGGAGGAGGCGCTGGAGGCCTTCGCCGCGCTGATTGGCCGCGAGCCCGGCGAACTGTACGAGCCCGGCGAGGCCGGTCTGGCCCGCCTGGCGACGCTGGCCGGGCAACTGGAACGCCACGCCGGCCGCCTGCACGGTTGGTGCGCCTGGCGGCGGGTGCGCAGCGAGGCGCTGGGCCTCGGCCTGCAGCCGCTGATCGCCGCGCTCGAACAGGGCCGGCTGGAGGGCGCCGACCTGATGCGGGTGCTGGAGGTCAACTACGCGCGCGGCTGGCTGGCCGCGCAGATCGATGCCGAACCGGCGCTGCGCCAGTTCGTCGCCGTCGAGCACGAGCGCAAGATCGCCGGCTTCCGTGCCCTCGACGACCGCGTGCGGGCGATCACCGCCGAGTACATCCGCACGCGCATCCGCCAGCAGCTCAACGGCCGCGAGGACAGCAAATACAGCAGCGAATTCGGCCTGCTGCGCCGCGAGCTGGAGAAGAAGAACCGCCACAAGCCGCTGCGCCAGCTGCTCGCCGAGGCGCCCCACGCCATCGCCACGCTGACCCCGTGCCTGCTGATGTCGCCGCTGTCGATCGCCCAGTACCTGCCGGCCGACCAGGAACCCTTCGATCTGGTGATCTTCGACGAGGCCTCGCAGATCACCGTGTGGGACGCCATCGGCGCCATCGCCCGCGGCCGTCAGGTGGTGGTGGTCGGCGATCCCAAGCAGCTGCCGCCGACCAGCTTCTTCACCACCGCCCAGGGCGGCGAGGAGGAGGGCGACGACGAGGACCTGGAGAGCATCCTCGACGAGCTGCTCGGCGCCAACCTGCCGACCCTCGACCTGGCCTGGCACTACCGCTCGCGCCACGAGAGCCTGATCACCTTCTCCAACCACCGCTACTACAAGGGCGGGCTGATCACCTTCCCGTCGCCGACCACCGAGGATCGCGCGGTCAACCTGGTGCGCGTCGACGGCCTCTACGCGCGCGGCAGCAGCCAGACCAACCGCGCCGAGGCCGACGCGGTGGTGGTGGAGATCGAGCAGCGCCTGGCCGGCGTCGAGCCGGGCGCGCTGAGCCTGGGCGTGGTCACCTTCAACCAGAAGCAGCAGACCCTGATCCTCGACCTGCTGGACGCGGCGCGGCGCGCCAATCCGGCGCTGGACCGCCACTTCGACGAGGCGCTGATCGAGCCGGTGTTCGTCAAGAACCTGGAGTCGGTACAGGGGGACGAGCGCGACCTGATCCTGTTCAGCACCACTTTCGGCCCCGACCGCCAGGGCCAGCTGAGCATGAACTTCGGCCCGCTCAACCAGCGCGGCGGCGAGCGCCGCCTCAACGTGGCGATCACCCGCGCGCGGCGCGAGCTGAAGGTGTTCAGCAGCCTGCGCCCGGAGCAGATCGACCTGTCGCGCACCGCCGCGCTCGGCGTGCGCGACCTCAAGCACTTCCTCGAATTCGCCGAGCACGGCGCCCGCGCCCTGGATGCCGCGGTGTTCGGCTCGGTGGGCGAGTTCGACTCGCCGTTCGAGGAGGCGGTGGCGCGCGCCCTGGGCGAGCGCGGCTGGGTGCTGCACCCGCAGGTCGGGGTGTCGCGTTTCCGCATCGACCTCGGCGTGGTCGACCCGGACGCGCCTGGGCGCTACCTGGCCGGCATCGAATGCGACGGCGCCACCTACCACCGCTCGGCCACCGCCCGCGACCGCGACAAGGTGCGCGAGAGCGTGCTGCGCGGGCTGGGCTGGGAGATCCTGCGGCTGTGGTCCACCGACTACTGGCTCGACCCGCAGGGCTGCCTGGACAAGCTCGACCAGCAGCTGCGCCGCCTGCTGGAGCAGCAGCGCGCCAGCCGCGCGCAGCGCCTGCAGGCGGCGGACGCGTAG
- a CDS encoding peptidylprolyl isomerase: MPIAMARHILVKTAAEAEQLKARLAKGEDFDTLARRHSTCPSRKRGGDLGEIRPGQMVKAFESAVFRKPVNQVQGPLKTQFGWHLVLTYFRD, from the coding sequence ATGCCCATCGCCATGGCCCGCCACATCCTGGTCAAGACCGCCGCCGAGGCCGAGCAGCTCAAGGCCCGTCTGGCCAAGGGCGAGGACTTCGACACCCTGGCCCGCCGCCACTCCACCTGCCCGTCGCGCAAGCGCGGCGGCGACCTGGGCGAGATCCGTCCGGGGCAGATGGTCAAGGCGTTCGAGAGTGCGGTGTTCCGCAAGCCGGTCAACCAGGTGCAGGGGCCGCTCAAGACCCAGTTCGGCTGGCATCTGGTGCTGACCTACTTCCGCGACTGA
- a CDS encoding DEAD/DEAH box helicase codes for MTLDLHHLRLQDWRHAIASGDFQRGRAYADEERAQNLRFEAGELLAECRGSGWQRYRQRIRLIERAGRWDVDGRCNCPVGYNCKHVVAALLTLERLQQAGQRLPGSDAPAPQVVELPARPPRPRLLLGSHVRAHYDARKGRMLEQTQHRAALAFDYQGHLAFGRGARELLVNLDGGRRLRILRDLESEAAWRQQLVELGFAVALRRSEALPESAGEPFELADDGAWLHFVREGLPQLRERGWQVRLQPDFHFNLAEVGQWYASVAEAEHDWFDLEMGIEVDGQKVSLLPILLHAIRHSPWLLTGEALARRGDDEVLLVPLPRSHGGRRVALPFGRLRPLLASLGELYLRDDEGAADTLRLARADAARLAQLEQLPTLHWLGGERLRDFARRLAELPQRRVAAPAGLRAELRDYQQQGLSWMQTLRELGMGGILADDMGLGKTLQTLAHILAEKRAGRLDRPALIVMPTSLIPNWQDEAARFAPELRVLALHGAKRKALFAQIDQHDLVLTTYALLPRDLKQFAARPWHLLILDEAQNIKNPRSKAASAAGQLDAAQRLCLTGTPLENHLGELWSLFNFLMPGWLGDSKTFARNYRTPIEKQGDALRLAHLNARVRPFMLRRSKEQVARELPPKTEITLRIELTDVQRDRYEALRLAMDQKVRAEIQRLGLGRSQLLILEALLRLRQACCDLRLLGDEQAAGYASADSGKLTALLDMLDELISEGRRVLLFSQFTSMLELIAAELSARRIAHVTLTGASRDRRAPVEAFQSGRVPVFLISLKAGGAGLNLTAADTVIHFDPWWNPAAEAQASDRAYRIGQDKPVFVYKLIARGSVEEKIQQLQHSKASLARSVLDGGAQGDWSLSEADLDALLAPLP; via the coding sequence ATGACCCTCGATCTCCACCACCTGCGCCTGCAGGACTGGCGCCACGCCATTGCCAGCGGCGACTTCCAGCGCGGTCGCGCCTATGCCGACGAGGAGCGCGCGCAGAACCTGCGCTTCGAGGCCGGCGAGCTGCTCGCCGAGTGCCGCGGCTCCGGCTGGCAGCGCTATCGCCAGCGCATCCGCCTGATCGAACGGGCCGGGCGCTGGGACGTGGACGGGCGCTGCAACTGCCCGGTGGGCTACAACTGCAAGCATGTGGTGGCCGCCCTGCTGACCCTGGAGCGCCTGCAGCAGGCCGGCCAGCGCCTGCCGGGCAGCGACGCGCCGGCACCGCAGGTCGTCGAACTGCCCGCCCGGCCGCCGCGCCCGCGCCTGCTGCTCGGCAGCCATGTGCGCGCCCACTACGACGCCCGCAAGGGGCGCATGCTCGAACAGACCCAGCACCGCGCCGCGCTGGCCTTCGACTACCAGGGCCACCTGGCCTTCGGTCGCGGCGCGCGCGAGTTGCTGGTCAACCTCGACGGCGGCCGGCGCCTGCGCATCCTCCGCGACCTGGAAAGCGAGGCGGCCTGGCGCCAGCAGCTCGTCGAGCTGGGCTTCGCCGTCGCCCTGCGGCGCAGCGAGGCGCTGCCGGAAAGCGCCGGCGAGCCCTTCGAGCTGGCCGACGACGGCGCCTGGCTGCATTTCGTCCGCGAGGGCCTGCCGCAACTGCGCGAGCGCGGCTGGCAGGTGCGCCTGCAGCCGGACTTCCACTTCAACCTCGCCGAGGTCGGCCAGTGGTACGCCAGCGTCGCGGAGGCCGAGCACGACTGGTTCGACCTGGAGATGGGCATCGAGGTGGACGGCCAGAAGGTCAGCCTGCTGCCGATCCTGCTGCACGCCATCCGCCACTCGCCCTGGCTGCTCACCGGCGAGGCGCTGGCCCGCCGCGGCGACGACGAGGTGCTGCTGGTGCCGCTGCCGCGCAGCCACGGCGGGCGCCGCGTGGCCCTGCCGTTCGGGCGGCTGCGGCCGCTGCTGGCCAGCCTCGGCGAGCTGTACCTGCGCGACGACGAGGGCGCCGCCGACACCCTGCGCTTGGCCCGCGCCGACGCCGCGCGGCTGGCGCAGCTGGAACAGTTGCCGACCCTGCACTGGCTCGGCGGCGAGCGCCTGCGCGACTTCGCCAGACGCCTGGCCGAGCTGCCGCAGCGCCGGGTCGCCGCGCCCGCCGGGCTGCGGGCCGAGCTGCGCGACTACCAGCAGCAGGGCCTGAGCTGGATGCAGACCCTGCGCGAGCTGGGCATGGGCGGCATCCTCGCCGACGACATGGGCCTGGGCAAGACGCTGCAGACCCTGGCGCACATCCTCGCCGAGAAGCGCGCCGGGCGCCTCGACCGGCCGGCGCTGATCGTCATGCCCACCAGCCTGATTCCCAACTGGCAGGACGAGGCCGCGCGCTTCGCCCCCGAGCTGCGCGTGCTGGCCCTGCACGGCGCCAAGCGCAAGGCACTGTTCGCCCAGATCGACCAGCACGACCTGGTGCTGACCACCTATGCCCTGCTGCCGCGCGACCTCAAGCAGTTCGCCGCCCGCCCCTGGCACCTGCTGATCCTCGACGAGGCGCAGAACATCAAGAACCCGCGCAGCAAGGCGGCCAGCGCCGCCGGCCAGCTCGACGCCGCCCAGCGCCTGTGCCTGACCGGCACGCCGCTGGAAAACCACCTGGGCGAGCTGTGGTCGCTGTTCAACTTCCTGATGCCCGGCTGGCTCGGCGACAGCAAGACCTTCGCCCGCAACTACCGCACGCCCATCGAGAAGCAGGGCGACGCCCTGCGCCTGGCGCATCTCAACGCCCGCGTGCGGCCCTTCATGCTGCGCCGCAGCAAGGAGCAGGTGGCCCGCGAGCTGCCGCCCAAGACCGAGATCACCCTGCGCATCGAGCTGACCGACGTGCAGCGCGACCGCTACGAGGCGCTGCGCCTGGCCATGGACCAGAAGGTGCGCGCCGAGATCCAGCGCCTGGGGCTGGGCCGCAGCCAGCTGCTGATCCTCGAAGCGCTGCTGCGCCTGCGCCAGGCCTGCTGCGACCTGCGCCTGCTCGGCGACGAACAGGCCGCCGGCTACGCCAGCGCCGACTCCGGCAAGCTCACCGCCCTGCTCGACATGCTCGACGAGCTGATCAGCGAGGGCCGCCGGGTGCTGCTGTTCTCGCAGTTCACCTCGATGCTCGAACTGATCGCCGCCGAACTGAGCGCGCGGCGCATCGCCCACGTCACCCTGACCGGCGCCAGCCGCGACCGCCGCGCGCCGGTGGAGGCCTTCCAGAGCGGCCGGGTGCCGGTGTTCCTGATCAGCCTCAAGGCCGGCGGCGCCGGCCTCAACCTCACCGCCGCCGACACGGTGATCCACTTCGATCCCTGGTGGAACCCGGCCGCCGAGGCCCAGGCCAGCGACCGCGCCTACCGCATCGGCCAGGACAAGCCGGTGTTCGTCTACAAGCTGATCGCCCGCGGCAGCGTCGAGGAGAAGATCCAGCAACTGCAGCACAGCAAGGCCAGCCTGGCGCGCAGCGTGCTCGACGGCGGCGCGCAGGGCGACTGGTCGCTCAGCGAGGCCGATCTCGACGCCCTGCTGGCGCCGCTGCCCTGA
- a CDS encoding 2'-5' RNA ligase family protein: MDAPFAATLPCRGGDYPDWHRGRSRYALWSLPVECPRILARLAEARARLGDWLHEDCRRQAHITLFVCGFPAQSPQFDDDFPATRLAAQLDALRRLRAAPFVLRIGGLRSFASAPYLTVDDPDASLAPLRAALAAQGAEIRQAPYRPHLTVGRYARAVAHAELQRRLAASVDHTPLSLPVRELHYATYAAADLAGPLRCERRLALD, encoded by the coding sequence ATGGACGCGCCCTTCGCCGCCACCCTGCCCTGCCGCGGGGGCGACTATCCGGACTGGCATCGCGGCCGCTCGCGCTACGCGCTGTGGAGCCTGCCGGTGGAGTGCCCGCGCATCCTCGCCCGGCTGGCCGAGGCGCGCGCCCGGCTCGGCGACTGGCTGCATGAGGACTGCCGCCGCCAGGCGCACATCACCCTGTTCGTCTGCGGATTCCCTGCGCAATCCCCACAGTTCGACGACGATTTCCCCGCCACGCGCCTCGCCGCCCAGCTTGATGCGCTGCGCCGCCTGCGCGCCGCGCCCTTCGTCCTGCGCATCGGCGGCCTGCGCAGCTTCGCCAGCGCACCCTACCTGACGGTGGACGATCCCGACGCCAGCCTGGCGCCGCTGCGCGCGGCGCTGGCGGCGCAGGGTGCGGAAATCCGCCAGGCGCCCTACCGCCCGCACCTGACCGTCGGCCGCTATGCCCGCGCCGTCGCCCACGCCGAGTTGCAGCGGCGCCTGGCGGCGAGCGTCGACCACACGCCGCTGAGCCTGCCGGTGCGCGAGCTGCACTACGCCACCTACGCCGCCGCCGACCTGGCCGGCCCGCTGCGCTGCGAGCGGCGCCTGGCGCTAGACTGA
- a CDS encoding substrate-binding domain-containing protein gives MSRLAPFRRLAPFAALLGLLLGAPTQAALPLPDDDRPLLRIHGSNTIGARLAPALVAGLLEREGFGSLRIEPGRLANEQRLSARDAQGRRVTVEIAAHGSGTGFTALAAGQAKIAAASRPIKAEEARRLAHLGDLRSREAEQVIAIDGLAVILHPDNPLNSLSVEQLARVFSGEIARWEQLGAPPGAIRLYARDARSGTWDTFNELVLAAHGRSLAAGARRFESSEALSAAVSADPRGIGFIGLPYIRHAKPLALQSGDARPMLPGTSLVASEDYPLARRLYLYLKPEEDNPWARALVRFAQSPRGQALVAREGFVAQTVQAMKVTPHAGMPERYRRLAEEAHRLTVSFRFNAGSAHLDSKALQDVLRVQQYLRAHHKSQGQAVLVGFGDASGSAERTRLLSKLRALAVQRELSRGGILLRDIDGLGEALPLAADSADGGRQRNRRVEVWVY, from the coding sequence ATGTCGCGCCTCGCCCCGTTCCGCCGCCTTGCGCCGTTCGCCGCGCTGCTGGGCCTGCTGCTCGGCGCGCCGACGCAGGCGGCCCTGCCGCTGCCCGACGACGACCGGCCGCTGCTGCGCATCCACGGCTCCAACACCATCGGCGCGCGCCTGGCGCCGGCGCTGGTGGCCGGCCTGCTGGAGCGCGAGGGCTTCGGCTCGCTGCGCATCGAGCCGGGTCGTCTGGCCAACGAGCAGCGCCTCAGCGCCCGCGATGCACAAGGCCGCCGGGTAACGGTGGAGATCGCCGCCCACGGCTCGGGCACCGGTTTCACCGCGCTGGCCGCCGGGCAGGCGAAGATCGCCGCCGCTTCGCGGCCGATCAAGGCCGAGGAGGCGCGCCGCCTCGCCCATCTGGGCGATCTGCGCAGCCGCGAGGCCGAGCAGGTGATCGCCATCGACGGACTGGCGGTGATCCTGCACCCGGACAACCCGCTCAACAGCCTGTCGGTGGAGCAGCTGGCGCGGGTGTTCTCCGGCGAGATCGCCCGCTGGGAACAGCTCGGCGCCCCGCCCGGAGCGATCCGCCTGTACGCCCGCGATGCCCGCTCCGGCACCTGGGACACCTTCAACGAGCTGGTGCTGGCCGCCCACGGCCGCAGCCTCGCCGCCGGCGCACGGCGCTTCGAGTCGAGCGAGGCGCTGTCCGCCGCGGTCAGCGCCGACCCGCGCGGCATCGGCTTCATCGGCCTGCCCTACATCCGCCATGCCAAGCCGCTGGCGCTGCAGAGCGGCGACGCGCGGCCGATGCTGCCCGGCACCTCGCTGGTGGCCAGCGAGGACTATCCGCTGGCGCGGCGGCTGTACCTGTACCTCAAGCCCGAGGAGGACAACCCCTGGGCGCGCGCCCTGGTGCGCTTCGCCCAGAGCCCCCGGGGGCAGGCGCTGGTGGCCCGCGAGGGCTTCGTCGCACAGACCGTGCAGGCGATGAAGGTCACCCCGCATGCCGGGATGCCCGAACGCTACCGGCGCCTGGCCGAGGAGGCGCACCGCCTGACGGTCAGCTTCCGCTTCAACGCGGGCAGCGCGCACCTGGACAGCAAGGCCCTGCAGGACGTGCTGCGGGTGCAGCAGTACCTGCGTGCACACCACAAGAGCCAGGGGCAGGCGGTGCTGGTCGGCTTCGGCGACGCCAGCGGCAGCGCCGAGCGCACCCGCCTGCTGTCCAAACTGCGCGCCCTGGCGGTGCAGCGCGAGCTGAGCCGCGGCGGCATCCTGCTGCGCGACATCGACGGTCTCGGCGAAGCCCTGCCGCTGGCCGCCGACAGCGCCGACGGCGGGCGCCAGCGCAACCGCCGGGTCGAGGTCTGGGTGTACTGA
- the xthA gene encoding exodeoxyribonuclease III, whose translation MKLVSFNINGLRARPHQLAELIERHQPDVIGLQETKVADEQFPRAEIEALGYHVEYHGQKGHYGVALLSRQAPQNLLKGFPWDGEESQRRFIGATFSDAQGRPLHVFNGYFPQGESRSHATKFPAKTQFYADLQRLLEERFRPEQGVVVMGDFNISPEDCDIGIGADNAKRWLRTGKCSFLPEEREWLARLKQWGLVDSFRHLHPAVADRFSWFDYRSRGFEDEPKRGLRIDLIMASSGLLPRLAEAGIDYDLRAMDKPSDHAPVWLRLD comes from the coding sequence ATGAAACTCGTCTCCTTCAATATCAACGGCCTGCGCGCCCGCCCCCATCAACTGGCCGAACTGATCGAGCGTCACCAGCCCGACGTGATCGGCCTGCAGGAAACCAAGGTGGCCGACGAGCAGTTCCCCCGCGCCGAGATCGAGGCGCTCGGCTACCACGTCGAGTACCACGGCCAGAAGGGCCACTACGGGGTCGCCCTGCTGTCGCGCCAGGCGCCGCAGAACCTGCTCAAGGGCTTCCCCTGGGATGGCGAGGAGTCCCAGCGGCGCTTCATCGGCGCCACCTTCAGCGATGCCCAGGGCCGACCGCTGCACGTGTTCAACGGCTACTTCCCGCAGGGCGAGAGCCGCAGCCACGCCACCAAGTTCCCGGCCAAGACGCAGTTCTACGCCGACCTGCAGCGCCTGCTGGAGGAGCGTTTCCGTCCCGAGCAGGGCGTGGTGGTGATGGGCGACTTCAACATCTCCCCCGAGGACTGCGACATCGGCATCGGCGCCGACAACGCCAAGCGCTGGCTGCGCACCGGCAAGTGCAGCTTCCTGCCCGAGGAACGCGAGTGGCTGGCGCGCCTCAAGCAGTGGGGGCTGGTGGACAGCTTCCGCCACCTGCACCCGGCAGTGGCCGACCGCTTCAGCTGGTTCGACTACCGCAGCCGCGGTTTCGAGGACGAGCCCAAGCGCGGCCTGCGCATCGACCTGATCATGGCCTCCAGCGGCCTGCTGCCGCGGCTCGCCGAGGCCGGCATCGACTACGACCTGCGCGCCATGGACAAGCCCTCCGACCACGCGCCGGTGTGGCTGCGCCTGGACTGA